The Bacteroidota bacterium nucleotide sequence TGCGGCTCAGATAGTCGGCGAAAAGAACCATTTCAATATACTTCGGCAAGCTCTTGTTCCGATCGTGGCCAGTCTCATCGTCGGACTGTCTATCATTTATTTCGCTGACGATATCGCGGCCGTGTTCTTTTAACTCGCGGAGGATCGAGCCAATGCTGTACTGGGTTTATACTGGAATTGTCGCCCTGTTCGCGATCGTCATCCTGGTCGAGTTTATTCAGGAGCGATCGTGGAAGCTGCAGATGGCGATGGCCATGTTGCTTATGGTCTTCGTCCTGAGGGTACTTCAAATAAAGTGAGAGCATCAATGAAGAGGCATCACGTCACGGCAATTCTCATGCTGGCCGGTTTCGGAGCCCTGGCGACTCTGGCCGCCATCGACTTCCTCAAGATGAGGCAGCCGGATCTCCTGCGGCCGAGCCCCGCCCTCACCACTGTGCGGCAGCTGAGTGACTATTTGCCCAACCTGAAAGGAACGGCAGGCGACACCCGGATATTTGATTTCGACTCGGGCGTCCCCGGGGCGACGGTCATGCTTCTGGGGGGCTCGCATCCGAACGAACCGGCGGGCTTTATCGCCGCGACGCTCGTTCTCGAAAACATCCAGGTCGATCAGGGACGCGTTCTCGTGATTCCGCAAGCCTGTGCGAGCGGCTTCGCATATACCGATCCGTTCGAAGGCAGCCCAAGTTCGTTTACCATCCCGGCCAGATCCGGCCCCCGGACCTTTCGTTTTGGCTCCCGCGTCTGCAGTCCGCTTGACCAATGGCCCGATCCTCTGGTCTATTCTCATTTTCCGTCGGGACAGCAGCTTTCGGGGTTCGAAACGCGGAATCTGAATCGTTCCTACCCCGGTCGACCGAACGGCACGTTTGCGGAGCGCGTGGGCTGGGCCATCATGGAAGTGATCCGACGGGAGAATGTCGATGTCGCTTTTGATCTTCACGAAGCCGCTCCGGAGATCCCGATCATCAACGCGATCGTCTATCACGAAAAGTGCGAGGATATCGCGATGACCGCCGTGCTGGCGCTGGAGATCGAGGATCTCAATTACGCCCCCGAGCTCTCGCCCGAAAACTTCCGCGGCCTGAGCCACCGCGAATGGGGCGATGCTACGAACGCGTATCCGTTCCTGATGGAAACGAGCAACCCTATCCAGGGACGACTTCGCGGCCGCACCAA carries:
- a CDS encoding succinylglutamate desuccinylase/aspartoacylase family protein; translated protein: MKRHHVTAILMLAGFGALATLAAIDFLKMRQPDLLRPSPALTTVRQLSDYLPNLKGTAGDTRIFDFDSGVPGATVMLLGGSHPNEPAGFIAATLVLENIQVDQGRVLVIPQACASGFAYTDPFEGSPSSFTIPARSGPRTFRFGSRVCSPLDQWPDPLVYSHFPSGQQLSGFETRNLNRSYPGRPNGTFAERVGWAIMEVIRRENVDVAFDLHEAAPEIPIINAIVYHEKCEDIAMTAVLALEIEDLNYAPELSPENFRGLSHREWGDATNAYPFLMETSNPIQGRLRGRT